A genomic segment from Biomphalaria glabrata chromosome 16, xgBioGlab47.1, whole genome shotgun sequence encodes:
- the LOC129923274 gene encoding uncharacterized protein LOC129923274, with product MAFKPLAKVLHSQWLAEKVLQPWISRDGIILSAHCSCTVGLGESCTHVAATLFMLEANTRLKESKTVSYRLSSYWINPSELKKVLPTKVSEIDITSLKNKKLNLILL from the exons ATGGCTTTTAAACCACTAGCAAAG gTTCTTCACTCTCAGTGGTTAGCAGAAAAGGTACTGCAGCCCTGGATAAGTCGAGATGGTATTATTCTATCAGCCCACTGTTCTTGTACAGTTGGACTTGGAGAGTCCTGCACTCATGTGGCAGCCACTTTATTTATGCTGGAAGCCAACACCAGACTAAAAGAGAGTAAGACAGTTAGTTACAGGTTGTCATCTTACTGGATAAATCCATCAGAGCTTAAAAAAGTTTTGCCAACTAAGGTTTCTGAGATTGACATCacctcattaaaaaacaaaaagttaaatttgattctcttgtga
- the LOC129923269 gene encoding uncharacterized protein LOC129923269: MSEKNTKCQMARQNTRVCLQSIHTILMQSQLQWAGHIYRMEDHRIPKRLLYGQLSKGKRSQGGQRKRFRDTLNASLKAFSIDPGTWETEAHDRASWRRAVKTGAQVAGEKRTMLAEEKRQKRKARPTTLAPAGITCPVCGRTFRAHIGLTSHMRRHKTPVQSPQPPG, encoded by the coding sequence atgtctgagaaaaatactaaatgtcaaatggcaagacaaaataccagagtgtgtctgcaaagcatccacacaatcctgatgcagtcccagctgcaatGGGCAGGTCacatctacagaatggaagaccaccgcatccctaaacgactcctgtatggccaactaagcaaaggaaagcgctcgcaaggtggtcaaagaaagcgcttcagggacaccctcaatgcttctctgaaggcgttcagcatagacccaggcacctgggagacagaggcacatgacagagcatcatggcgtcgcgctgtgaaaactggcgcacaggttgctggggaaaaaagaacaatgctggcagaagaaaaacgccagaaaagaaaagcaaggcccacgacactagctccagctggaataacctgcccagtgtgcggccgaacattccgggctcacataggtctcaccagccacatgaggaggcataaaaccccagtgcaaagccctcagccccctggatga